From a single Marinobacter sp. THAF197a genomic region:
- a CDS encoding DUF3015 domain-containing protein, with the protein MKKLIAGAILLGASSMAFAQPGCGVGAMIWKGQSGVAPHVLAATTNGTFGNQTFGMTTGTLGCQTNQSVQSMAMYMDSNIDKVARDMSRGSGENLETLAVLLGVDAADREAFRKVLQDNFASIFPNSDTTSGEAVDAIVSLLEQNESLSKYVAA; encoded by the coding sequence ATGAAAAAACTGATCGCAGGTGCAATTCTTCTTGGTGCTTCCTCCATGGCATTCGCTCAGCCTGGCTGTGGCGTAGGCGCCATGATCTGGAAAGGACAGTCCGGCGTTGCGCCGCACGTGCTGGCCGCCACCACCAACGGAACCTTCGGTAACCAGACTTTCGGTATGACTACCGGTACCCTCGGCTGCCAGACTAACCAGTCTGTTCAGTCCATGGCCATGTACATGGACAGCAACATCGACAAGGTTGCCCGTGACATGTCCCGTGGCTCCGGTGAAAACCTGGAAACCCTGGCGGTACTGCTGGGTGTAGACGCGGCTGACCGTGAGGCCTTCCGCAAAGTGCTGCAAGACAACTTCGCCAGCATTTTCCCGAACTCTGACACCACCTCGGGTGAAGCGGTAGATGCTATCGTTTCCCTGCTTGAGCAGAACGAGTCTCTGAGCAAGTACGTGGCTGCGTAA
- a CDS encoding DUF4105 domain-containing protein, whose protein sequence is MGNILRSRQAALWLACSLSAQAAFAVASDELHQHPVWLTLGHYQPDRFGAGYTSQADDSAFFLSENGKTSPREELEATLAAIQEPGEGNDHARCRFPARDAWLREQLDLPADPVVCPAYDEWAAELNTEKVTLVFAASYLNSPSSMFGHTFLRLDPPQEDEEADLLLANTISYAADAAEHDSELLFAYRGIFGGYPGITSIRPYYEMIRLYNDIEHRDLWEYTLNLTQPEVDTMLAHTWEIQDKNFDYYFFDENCAYRLLALIDAARPGTNLLDEVSTHAIPSDTVRWVRDADLVESIHYRPSAATAVSHSLDTLPRDHQTLAAAIANGYVQVNGPEMQQLSTQERAWVLDATYDYVRYQSEARGWPREFSAPLSHQLLISRSQIDDAQEIPPVPEPLVRDDQGHDTFRVSLGSGQLDHAEFTQLTLRPAYHDVLDPPEGYRSGAQLQFLRLDARLYHDNDELQVEQIVGVEIRSLSPRNQFFSPISWQVGFGGRRTDTGTQRVLTPYLEGGAGGSWSLNYNTQAFAVATADLEIDDDIRRGYDFAPGADLGLLHQNNRFSLLAGAKTKAWIISSQHRQDQLYLKGNLHIGREFSLFAEFTREDHFNRYQSTWQAGIHAYF, encoded by the coding sequence ATGGGTAACATCTTGCGCTCCCGGCAGGCCGCTCTGTGGCTTGCATGCTCACTCTCGGCCCAGGCCGCCTTCGCCGTTGCATCCGATGAACTTCACCAGCACCCGGTATGGCTGACCCTTGGCCATTACCAGCCTGACCGATTTGGCGCCGGCTACACCAGTCAGGCGGACGACTCTGCGTTTTTTCTGAGCGAGAACGGCAAAACCTCACCCAGGGAAGAACTGGAAGCAACGCTTGCCGCTATTCAGGAGCCAGGTGAAGGTAACGATCACGCCCGATGCCGCTTTCCGGCCCGGGATGCCTGGCTTCGGGAACAGCTCGACCTGCCCGCTGATCCTGTCGTTTGCCCCGCTTATGACGAGTGGGCGGCCGAACTGAACACCGAGAAGGTCACACTGGTGTTCGCCGCCTCGTATCTGAACAGCCCATCGTCCATGTTCGGCCACACCTTCCTTCGACTGGACCCACCCCAGGAGGATGAAGAAGCCGACCTTCTGCTGGCCAATACTATTTCTTACGCGGCGGACGCAGCTGAACACGACAGCGAGCTGCTATTTGCCTATCGGGGAATTTTCGGCGGCTATCCCGGAATTACGTCCATCCGGCCCTATTACGAGATGATCCGGCTTTATAACGACATCGAACACCGGGACTTATGGGAATACACCCTGAACCTGACCCAGCCGGAAGTAGACACCATGCTGGCCCACACCTGGGAGATTCAGGACAAAAACTTCGATTACTACTTCTTTGACGAGAACTGCGCCTATCGCTTGCTGGCACTGATTGATGCCGCCCGCCCGGGCACCAACCTGCTGGATGAAGTAAGCACTCACGCAATCCCCTCCGACACGGTACGCTGGGTTCGGGATGCAGACCTTGTCGAGAGCATTCATTACCGGCCTTCGGCCGCCACAGCTGTTAGCCACAGCCTCGATACCCTGCCCCGTGACCATCAAACCCTGGCCGCAGCCATCGCCAATGGTTACGTGCAGGTGAATGGCCCTGAGATGCAACAGCTCTCGACACAGGAAAGAGCCTGGGTACTGGACGCCACCTACGATTACGTGCGCTATCAAAGCGAAGCCCGTGGCTGGCCAAGGGAATTTTCCGCCCCCCTGTCGCATCAGCTACTGATTTCACGCAGCCAGATAGACGACGCGCAGGAGATACCTCCTGTCCCGGAGCCTTTGGTTCGCGACGACCAGGGCCACGACACTTTTCGGGTAAGCCTCGGCAGTGGCCAACTGGACCACGCCGAATTCACCCAGCTCACCCTGCGCCCCGCCTACCATGACGTACTGGACCCGCCGGAGGGTTACCGCTCCGGCGCCCAGTTACAGTTCCTGCGGCTGGACGCCCGGCTCTACCACGACAATGACGAACTGCAGGTGGAACAGATTGTGGGTGTGGAGATCCGATCCCTGAGCCCTCGCAACCAGTTCTTCTCTCCCATTTCCTGGCAGGTAGGCTTCGGCGGGCGGCGCACAGACACCGGCACACAGCGAGTGCTCACGCCCTACCTGGAGGGCGGTGCCGGTGGGAGCTGGAGCCTGAACTACAACACCCAGGCCTTCGCCGTCGCCACCGCTGACCTGGAAATCGACGATGACATCCGCCGCGGCTACGACTTCGCCCCGGGCGCTGACCTGGGCCTGCTGCACCAGAACAACCGGTTCAGCCTTCTGGCCGGCGCCAAAACCAAGGCCTGGATCATCAGCAGCCAACACCGGCAGGACCAGCTGTACCTCAAAGGCAATCTGCATATCGGCCGGGAATTCAGCCTGTTTGCCGAATTCACCCGGGAAGACCACTTCAACAGGTACCAAAGCACATGGCAGGCTGGCATTCACGCGTATTTCTGA
- a CDS encoding alpha/beta hydrolase produces MAGWHSRVFLMNFRLSKRPTQLILLVFIALLQTGCSSVFFYPDKVTYITPDRLNLEYEDIYLDTADGETLHGWWLPALTEEPAKGTVYYLHGNAQNVSAHILNVAWLPEQGYNVFAIDYRGYGQSTGAPDIEGALHDTETGLRWLAKRHPDKDHPLFLLGQSLGGGLGIALASEWVQRSEQPQLSGVILDGTFSGFRLIAREKLGEFWLTWPLQIPLSWSITDDYEGVDRIANIAPVPVKIIHSARDGIIPFHHGMRLYEAAEQPKDFLRTDTPHGATFVLPAYREAVLEFMEGTF; encoded by the coding sequence ATGGCAGGCTGGCATTCACGCGTATTTCTGATGAACTTCAGGCTGAGCAAACGTCCAACACAACTCATCCTGCTGGTCTTTATCGCCCTGCTGCAAACCGGCTGCAGCAGCGTGTTCTTCTACCCGGACAAGGTAACCTACATCACCCCGGACCGCCTGAACCTGGAGTATGAAGACATCTACCTGGATACCGCCGATGGAGAAACCCTCCACGGCTGGTGGCTGCCCGCCCTCACAGAAGAACCCGCCAAAGGCACGGTCTATTACCTGCATGGCAACGCCCAGAACGTCAGCGCCCACATCCTCAACGTCGCCTGGCTGCCGGAGCAAGGCTACAACGTATTTGCCATAGACTACCGGGGCTACGGCCAATCCACCGGCGCGCCAGACATAGAAGGCGCCCTGCACGACACCGAAACCGGCCTGCGCTGGCTTGCCAAGCGGCACCCCGACAAAGACCACCCCCTGTTCCTCCTCGGCCAAAGCCTCGGCGGCGGCCTCGGCATCGCCCTGGCCAGTGAATGGGTACAGCGCAGCGAACAACCCCAACTCAGCGGCGTGATCCTAGACGGCACCTTCTCCGGCTTCCGCCTGATCGCCCGTGAAAAACTCGGAGAATTCTGGCTCACCTGGCCACTCCAGATCCCCCTGAGCTGGAGCATCACCGACGACTACGAAGGTGTAGACCGCATCGCCAATATCGCCCCGGTCCCCGTCAAAATCATCCACAGCGCCCGTGACGGCATTATCCCGTTTCACCACGGCATGCGACTGTATGAAGCCGCAGAACAGCCCAAAGACTTCCTGAGGACCGACACACCCCATGGCGCGACGTTTGTTCTTCCGGCGTATC